The sequence CTCCGCTGGGTCGCGATTGTGGCAACGGTCCTCGGGGTTGCCTTCTACTTGCCCGTCTTGTTTGACCCACCGGCCCTTCAACCGGCAGTTCATAGCAATGGCCGTTTGCTCTACGACGTTTCCAACCTGCACAGCATTATCCATAACTTTGTGAACACCGAGCCCGTGGGTGAACTGGCTTACTGGGGCTTCATTGTTCTCCCGTTGATCGCACTCTCGGATAAAGCCGTCAAGCTGTTTGGTGTCCTGATCTTTGTCTCGATCTTCCTGACCTGGTTGACCTATAGCGCCACATTTAATTCCGTTTGGTGTTTCTACTGCGCTGTGCTCTCCATCTACGTCATCTGGATTGTGAATCGGCCTGCCCTGCGCGCTGCATCAGGTCAGTAGATCTTCAGGAGGTCTCAGCGTGGGGGTGCAAACAGCACTGGATGCTTTAGGCGGTTGGCTTGTTCAAGCTGATATCGGTTTGGGCTTGCTGCTCTTGGTGGGGCTTTCGATGTCTCTTTCCCATGTCTTTTCGCTTCTGGCCAATCGCCTCAATCGCCGCCAGATCATCATTCACCTGATTCTTGATGCTTTGATGCTTTCGGTGGCTTTTCTCTTAAGCAGCACCATTGATATGGTGCTGCTGGCCACAAGTGCTAGCGCCCATATCCATCCCAGTGCCTTCGTCAATGGGGTGGCTGTTTGCCTGCTTCCTGCAGTTTTTTATCTGTTCGTGGCAGCCCCCTACGTCGGTGAAACCATTGGCTTTGTGATCTGGGTGCTCATGCATCTCAACGTGGT is a genomic window of Synechococcus sp. A10-1-5-1 containing:
- a CDS encoding DUF6629 family protein, with the translated sequence MCFSASASFTASAVLMPLGLYSTHIAQKTGKRDYVPLALVPFFFGVQQLVEGLEWTAIDNGGVEPLSSLAGLGFLFFAYCFWMIWIPWSAWSISRTTDSKGLQKRLRWVAIVATVLGVAFYLPVLFDPPALQPAVHSNGRLLYDVSNLHSIIHNFVNTEPVGELAYWGFIVLPLIALSDKAVKLFGVLIFVSIFLTWLTYSATFNSVWCFYCAVLSIYVIWIVNRPALRAASGQ